From the genome of Yersinia enterocolitica, one region includes:
- a CDS encoding cytochrome bd-I ubiquinol oxidase subunit I (part of the aerobic respiratory chain; catalyzes the ubiquinol to ubiquinone): protein MFDIVELSRLQFALTAMYHFLFVPLTLGMAFMLAIMESVYVLSGKQIYKDMTKFWGKLFAINFALGVATGLTMEFQFGTNWSYFSHYVGDIFGAPLAIEGLMAFFLESTFVGLFFFGWDRLSKHQHLAVTWLVALGSNFSALWILVANGWMQNPIASDFNFETMRMEMLSFSELVLNPVAQVKFVHTVAAGYVTGAMFVLGISSYYLLKGRDIPFAKRSFAIAASFGLAAVLSVIVLGDESGYEMGDVQKTKLAAIEAEWETQPPPAAFTLFAIPNQETMENRFAVQIPFALGIIATRSLDTPVIGLRDLMSQHEVRIRNGIHAYSLLEKLRSGNTDPEVREAFSKAKQDLGYGLLLKRYTQNVTDATEEQIQLAAKDSIPRVLPLYFAFRIMVACGFLMLLIIGLSFYNVVRGRIGEKKWLLRAALFGIPLPWIAVEAGWFVAEYGRQPWAIGEVLPTAIANSSVTAGDILFSMGLICGLYTLFLVAEMYLMFKFARLGPSSLKTGRYHFEQPTAPVQEAR from the coding sequence GTGCTGTCTGGTAAACAAATCTATAAAGATATGACCAAATTCTGGGGCAAGTTATTTGCTATTAACTTTGCTCTGGGGGTTGCTACTGGTTTGACTATGGAGTTCCAGTTCGGGACTAACTGGTCATATTTCTCACATTACGTCGGTGATATCTTCGGTGCCCCTCTGGCAATTGAAGGTTTGATGGCGTTCTTCCTGGAGTCTACTTTCGTCGGTCTGTTCTTCTTCGGATGGGATCGCCTGAGTAAACATCAGCATTTGGCTGTAACCTGGCTGGTTGCATTAGGCTCTAACTTCTCTGCGTTGTGGATCTTGGTTGCCAACGGTTGGATGCAAAACCCGATTGCATCTGATTTCAACTTTGAAACTATGCGTATGGAAATGCTGAGCTTCTCTGAACTGGTTCTCAACCCGGTTGCACAGGTGAAATTCGTTCACACTGTAGCGGCAGGGTATGTGACTGGCGCGATGTTTGTGCTGGGTATCAGTTCTTACTATCTGTTGAAAGGCCGTGATATTCCGTTTGCCAAGCGTTCCTTTGCCATTGCGGCGAGCTTTGGCTTGGCTGCCGTATTGTCGGTTATCGTGCTGGGTGATGAATCTGGTTACGAAATGGGCGATGTGCAGAAAACCAAATTGGCTGCAATTGAAGCTGAATGGGAAACCCAACCGCCTCCGGCAGCCTTTACGCTGTTTGCTATCCCGAATCAAGAAACCATGGAGAACCGATTTGCGGTTCAGATTCCATTTGCCTTGGGGATAATAGCGACCCGTTCATTGGATACACCGGTTATCGGCTTGCGTGATTTGATGTCTCAGCATGAAGTCCGTATCCGTAATGGTATTCATGCTTACAGTCTGCTAGAAAAATTACGTTCGGGTAACACTGACCCTGAGGTGCGTGAAGCCTTTAGTAAGGCGAAACAAGATCTGGGCTACGGTCTGTTACTGAAGCGTTATACCCAAAACGTTACCGATGCGACTGAAGAACAAATTCAGTTGGCGGCTAAAGACTCAATCCCACGTGTTCTGCCACTGTATTTCGCTTTCCGCATCATGGTTGCCTGTGGCTTCCTGATGTTGCTGATTATCGGTCTGTCCTTCTATAACGTAGTTCGTGGCCGGATTGGTGAGAAAAAATGGTTACTGCGCGCAGCATTGTTTGGTATTCCGTTGCCGTGGATTGCAGTAGAAGCAGGTTGGTTTGTGGCGGAATATGGTCGTCAGCCATGGGCTATCGGTGAAGTGCTGCCGACAGCAATTGCAAACTCGTCAGTCACCGCTGGGGATATTCTATTCTCCATGGGGTTGATCTGTGGTCTGTACACGCTGTTCCTGGTGGCAGAAATGTACCTGATGTTCAAATTCGCGCGCCTTGGGCCAAGTAGCCTGAAAACGGGCCGCTATCATTTTGAACAGCCGACTGCCCCAGTGCAGGAAGCACGGTAA